The Lytechinus pictus isolate F3 Inbred chromosome 10, Lp3.0, whole genome shotgun sequence genome includes a window with the following:
- the LOC129270602 gene encoding uncharacterized protein LOC129270602, with protein MPQRQRELRTMQGMSYRQSPAEALSGCRHLRCKAFLIIVLGVLMVASFPATYASALLIVGVFLILLGFALAFMYCVARDVGKDNPEAGQGVNRSWDRLRRQRLQRRRRRNSSGRRPANAHQSSEEHNQHDDDDEHDTPPPSYETSISVEELMRCPEPSDWTFLPSEPPVYFPPITALDTNHSSTAADDHTETDQSALPIYSISREMSYTLPTYEQALDESNTPGTGNENNDDDDTQFLTDQSIVVVEVDDDRQIDAEQTSSVLRETSISHSHITQPLTTISALSNNENSDTFTQVLI; from the exons ATGCCTCAACGTCAGCGTGAGCTCCGTACGATGCAAGGCATGTCTTACCGCCAATCTCCGGCGGAGGCACTCAGCGGATGCCGTCATCTACGGTGCAAGGCATTCCTGATCATTGTCCTCGGCGTCCTGATGGTAGCATCGTTCCCTGCCACCTACGCCTCGGCTCTCCTCATCGTAGGCGTGTTCCTCATCCTCCTCGGGTTCGCTCTCGCGTTCATGTACTGCGTCGCCAGGGACGTCGGGAAGGACAACCCGGAAGCTGGGCAGGGTGTCAATCGCAGTTGGGACCGTCTCCGTCGTCAACGACTTCAAAGACGTCGTCGTAGGAACTCGTCGGGGAGAAGACCTGCTAATGCCCATCAGTCATCAGAAGAACATAATCAacatgacgatgacgatgaacATGATACTCCTCCGCCATCATATGAGACTAGCATCAGTGTCGAAGAGCTTATGCG CTGCCCGGAGCCGTCTGATTGGACCTTTCTACCATCCGAACCACCTGTATACTTCCCACCAATCACAGCTCTCGACACAAATCATTCTTCCACCGCAGCGGATGACCACACGGAAACCGACCAATCAGCATTGCCGATTTATAGCATCAGTCGTGAGATGAGTTACACGCTGCCAACGTATGAACAAGCACTTGATGAAAGTAATACGCCTGGTACGgggaatgaaaataatgacgaCGATGACACACAGTTTCTTACTGATCAAAGCATAGTCGTGGTTGAAGTAGACGATGATCGTCAGATTGACGCCGAACAAACTTCTTCAGTATTACGTGAAACTAGTATATCCCACTCTCACATAACACAACCGTTAACCACCATATCCGCATTGAGTAACAATGAGAATTCTGATACTTTTACACAGGTATTGATTTAG
- the LOC129270601 gene encoding uncharacterized protein LOC129270601 codes for MAQETIITDRVRYPSGVSRRSQRSREYKLASQNLWAKALSVVGVGILLLLCYAIFPEMPLIVVGVCTIFLGLCTLIADRVINNKCKKGRQQGRRDGGRQRNGTRGRNPSQSVTNQDLGSATSNDIWTCPMPLEWPIPPSTPPPTYTPTNPIPLDENIELGPPPFEPHPALGLPPPPPPLTPPPPLTPLPSRENDHEVCISSESDEGEDDDAVTELPIMFPLRTRRRCISTPPLPSYEEVIEEDRRTVASASSMPSLLSRDSASTSSSSSSSSADQSQSSGGDTAVRLQNNLASEAALSNASSSSSGMLPILAQASRTRASSLPVRT; via the exons ATGGCTCAGGAGACGATTATAACGGACCGCGTGCGATATCCCTCGGGAGTCAGCAGAAGGTCCCAACGGAGCAGAGAGTACAAGCTGGCATCGCAGAACTTGTGGGCTAAAGCTCTCTCGGTGGTCGGGGTAGGGATTCTGCTACTTCTATGTTACGCCATCTTCCCAGAGATGCCTCTCATTGTCGTCGGCGTCTGCACCATCTTCTTGGGACTGTGCACTCTCATCGCCGACCGCGTTATCAATAATAAATGTAAGAAGGGGCGACAGCAGGGACGTCGTGATGGAGGTCGTCAACGAAATGGGACCCGAGGTCGTAATCCAAGTCAGTCGGTGACGAATCAAGATCTTGGGAGTGCAACCTCAAATGATATTTG GACATGCCCGATGCCTTTAGAATGGCCCATCCCACCCTCGACGCCACCGCCCACCTATACACCAACCAACCCAATACCTTTAGATGAAAACATTGAACTTGGTCCGCCACCGTTTGAACCCCACCCTGCCCTCGGtctcccccctcctcctcctcctcttacCCCTCCACCGCCTCTAACACCCCTACCCTCCCGTGAGAACGATCACGAAGTATGTATTTCATCGGAATCTGACGAAGGCGAGGATGATGACGCGGTGACCGAGCTACCGATCATGTTCCCGCTGCGAACCCGTCGACGATGTATCTCGACACCACCGCTGCCATCCTATGAAGAGGTCATTGAGGAAGATCGACGGACGGTAGCGTCAGCGTCGTCCATGCCGTCACTTTTATCGCGCGATTCAGCGTCAacgtcatcgtcgtcgtcgtcatcatcggcTGATCAATCACAATCTTCTGGCGGAGACACGGCCGTGAGGTTACAGAACAATCTAGCGTCAGAGGCAGCTTTATCAAAcgcatcatcatcgtcgtcgggCATGCTTCCGATACTTGCGCAGGCTTCAAGGACAAGAGCTTCTAGTTTACCAGTGAGGACATAG